The Polymorphobacter megasporae genomic sequence CAGCTCGATGTTGCGGACCTTTGCTCGGTGGCTACGTTCGTCGACGAGTGGAGCGGCGCGCTCCACGTCATGATCAATAATGCCGGGATCATGGCCGTGCCGGAACTAGAGCGTACGCCGCAGGGTTTCGAGCTTCAGTTCGGCACGAACTATCTCGGGCATTTCGCACTTGCACTCGGACTGCGCCGCTCGCTAGCAGCAGCAAACGGCGCTCGCGTCGTCTCCGTGAGTTCAAGCGGACACCTGTTCTCACCGGTTCTTTTCGACGACCTCGACTTTGATTTCGTGCCCTACACGCCGATCGGAGCCTACGGACAATCGAAGTCGGCTGCGGCGCTGCTGGCTGTCGGCATCACTCGTCAGTGGGCGAGCGACGGTATCGTGTCGAACGCGCTCAATCCCGGCGCAATCGCGACCGGTCTCCAGAAGCACACCGGCGGACTGAGGACGCCCCTCGCGCTTCGCAAAACGCCCGAACAGGGAGCGGCAACAACCGTCTTGCTGGCGGCATCGCCATTGCTCGAAGGAATTAGCGGCCGCTACTTCGAGGATTGCAACGAAGCCGAGCAGGTTACCAGACGTCCGACGGACTTCACCGGTGGTTATGCTGCCTACGCGCTCGACCCGAGCAATGCTG encodes the following:
- a CDS encoding SDR family NAD(P)-dependent oxidoreductase — protein: MLRLQTPFGFDSTAAELARGVDPSGKRIVITGGAAGIGLVTARVLASAGAEITLAVRRPEMARVAVDDLRRSTGNPAIEIRQLDVADLCSVATFVDEWSGALHVMINNAGIMAVPELERTPQGFELQFGTNYLGHFALALGLRRSLAAANGARVVSVSSSGHLFSPVLFDDLDFDFVPYTPIGAYGQSKSAAALLAVGITRQWASDGIVSNALNPGAIATGLQKHTGGLRTPLALRKTPEQGAATTVLLAASPLLEGISGRYFEDCNEAEQVTRRPTDFTGGYAAYALDPSNADRLWDVSKRLIDELGSRSSRG